The Citrifermentans bemidjiense Bem genome window below encodes:
- a CDS encoding dipeptide epimerase produces MDISFQIQDAVASVIRAPLASPFRIATGQHDELENVFLKLTTRDGVSGYGEAAVASHITGETVPGTLANLQNAAAALRGQTVDDAESACRQFAAAFAGNHAGLAALEMALLDLSSRVRGIPFYRLFAPVAALEPRLAFSTDITVVIGSLDEARATAREFASRGFKAFKIKIGRDEQLDLARVLAVHEIAPDSQIILDANMGFSAGSMLAFLDRLAAKGVRPVLLEQPVPKMDWDGLSEITAALTGSETLVCADESVGSLADARRAIDSNAVSAINVKFMKSGILEGAEIARLAASRGIRLMLGAMMESALAVTASAHFAAGLACFDYLDMDTTFFLKGELAHSPYLDEHGRFDLHDAGPGIGVEPRFS; encoded by the coding sequence ATGGATATTTCCTTTCAGATACAAGATGCCGTCGCCTCGGTGATACGGGCGCCGCTTGCCTCCCCTTTCAGGATCGCCACAGGGCAGCACGACGAACTGGAGAACGTGTTCCTCAAGCTCACCACGCGGGACGGCGTGTCGGGTTACGGCGAGGCCGCGGTCGCCTCGCACATCACCGGCGAGACCGTGCCGGGAACGCTGGCGAACCTTCAAAACGCAGCGGCCGCCTTGCGCGGTCAAACCGTCGATGACGCGGAGAGCGCCTGCCGGCAGTTCGCGGCTGCCTTCGCCGGCAACCACGCAGGGCTCGCGGCGCTGGAGATGGCGCTATTGGACCTCTCCTCGCGCGTGCGCGGCATCCCCTTTTACCGCCTCTTCGCCCCGGTGGCGGCCCTGGAGCCGCGGCTCGCCTTCTCCACCGACATAACGGTCGTCATCGGCTCGCTGGACGAGGCCAGGGCCACCGCCCGGGAGTTCGCCTCGCGCGGGTTCAAGGCCTTCAAGATCAAGATCGGCCGCGACGAGCAGCTCGACCTGGCACGCGTGCTTGCCGTGCACGAGATAGCGCCGGATAGCCAGATCATCCTGGACGCCAACATGGGGTTCAGCGCCGGCTCCATGCTGGCCTTTCTGGACCGGCTGGCCGCGAAAGGGGTGCGGCCGGTCCTTTTGGAACAGCCGGTGCCCAAAATGGATTGGGACGGTCTCAGCGAGATCACCGCGGCGCTTACCGGAAGCGAAACACTCGTCTGCGCCGACGAGAGCGTAGGCTCCCTGGCCGACGCCCGGCGCGCCATCGACAGCAACGCGGTCAGCGCCATCAACGTGAAGTTCATGAAAAGCGGGATTCTGGAAGGAGCCGAGATCGCGAGGTTAGCCGCCTCCCGCGGGATCCGGCTCATGCTGGGAGCGATGATGGAGAGCGCACTGGCGGTTACCGCGTCGGCTCACTTCGCAGCGGGGCTCGCCTGCTTCGATTATCTGGATATGGACACCACCTTCTTCCTGAAGGGTGAGCTGGCCCATTCCCCCTACCTCGACGAGCACGGGCGCTTCGACCTGCACGACGCCGGCCCCGGCATCGGAGTCGAGCCCCGTTTTTCATGA
- the trpE gene encoding anthranilate synthase component I, protein MYYPDFASFQTLSTKGNLIPVYREILADLDTPVSAFKKIDDGRYGFLLESIEGGEKWGRYTFLGSSPAVVIRGKDNWVEIVEGGEVRRVEVSDPLNYIRDYMARYQPVEVPGIPRFFGGAVGYLGYDAVRHFETLPDSNPSDINTYDANFIITDTILIFDSLSQKIKVVSNAHVDGGTSLQAAYDDAIAKIEGLIARLKAPLPPNEKKPFNGKVEFSSNVKPEEFEAAVTRAKEYVRNGDIIQVVLSQRFSGDLTVEPFDIYRALRTLNPSPYMFFLRLDETLVVGASPEVMVRKEGEMVELRPIAGTRPRGATTAADEELARDLLDDPKERAEHVMLVDLGRNDLGRVCKIGSVKVTELMIIERYSHVMHIVSNVQGELSPGQDAFDVVRATFPAGTLSGAPKVRAMEIIDELEGVRREVYGGAVGYFSFSGNMDMAIAIRTLVIKDGKVHLQAGAGIVADSDPAAEYVETVNKAKAVVKAIEMAEKGLD, encoded by the coding sequence ATGTACTATCCCGATTTTGCCTCGTTCCAAACCCTTTCCACCAAAGGCAACCTCATCCCGGTCTACAGGGAAATCCTGGCCGACCTGGATACGCCGGTCAGCGCCTTCAAGAAGATCGACGACGGCCGCTACGGCTTTCTCCTGGAGAGTATCGAGGGGGGCGAGAAATGGGGACGCTACACCTTCCTCGGTTCTTCGCCGGCGGTCGTGATCCGCGGCAAGGACAATTGGGTGGAGATCGTGGAAGGGGGGGAGGTGCGGCGCGTCGAGGTGTCGGATCCCCTCAACTACATCCGCGACTACATGGCCCGCTATCAGCCGGTGGAGGTCCCTGGCATCCCGCGCTTCTTCGGCGGCGCGGTCGGTTATCTGGGGTACGATGCGGTCAGGCACTTTGAGACGCTTCCTGACAGCAATCCGAGCGACATCAACACCTACGACGCCAACTTCATCATCACCGACACCATCCTCATCTTCGATAGCCTGAGCCAAAAGATCAAGGTGGTATCCAACGCCCATGTCGACGGCGGTACCTCGCTTCAGGCCGCCTACGACGACGCCATAGCGAAGATCGAGGGGCTCATCGCCCGCCTGAAGGCGCCGCTTCCCCCGAATGAGAAGAAGCCTTTTAACGGGAAGGTGGAGTTCAGCTCCAACGTGAAACCGGAGGAGTTCGAGGCTGCGGTCACCCGCGCCAAGGAATACGTCAGAAACGGCGACATCATCCAGGTGGTACTCTCCCAGCGATTTTCCGGCGACCTCACCGTCGAACCGTTCGACATCTACCGCGCGCTCCGCACCCTGAACCCGTCCCCGTATATGTTCTTCCTCCGCCTGGACGAGACCCTGGTCGTGGGCGCTTCCCCCGAGGTGATGGTGCGTAAGGAAGGGGAGATGGTGGAACTAAGGCCCATCGCCGGCACCCGTCCCCGCGGCGCGACCACCGCGGCCGACGAGGAACTGGCGCGGGACCTCCTCGACGACCCCAAGGAGCGCGCCGAACACGTCATGCTGGTCGACCTGGGAAGAAATGACCTGGGGCGCGTCTGCAAGATCGGTAGCGTCAAGGTCACCGAGCTCATGATAATCGAACGCTATTCCCACGTGATGCACATCGTCTCCAACGTGCAGGGGGAACTCTCCCCGGGGCAGGATGCCTTCGATGTCGTGCGTGCGACCTTCCCCGCGGGGACCCTCTCCGGAGCCCCTAAGGTGCGGGCGATGGAGATCATCGACGAGCTGGAAGGAGTGCGGCGCGAGGTGTATGGCGGCGCCGTCGGCTACTTCTCCTTTTCCGGCAACATGGACATGGCTATCGCCATCAGGACCTTGGTCATAAAGGACGGCAAGGTGCATCTGCAGGCCGGCGCCGGCATCGTCGCCGATTCCGACCCCGCAGCCGAGTACGTCGAGACCGTCAACAAGGCGAAAGCCGTGGTCAAGGCCATCGAGATGGCGGAAAAGGGACTGGATTAG
- the htpG gene encoding molecular chaperone HtpG produces MTKTVKKFETEVQQLLDLVIHSLYSNKEIFLRELISNASDAIDKIKFESHSNMELLEGNSDWKIKLHADKEAGTLTVTDNGIGMSMDEVAENIGTIAKSGTKSFVAALKEQNLADNPELIGQFGVGFYASFMVADKVVLTTRKAGGKEFGCRWESTGDGSYTIEECEKETRGTEIVLHLKDEMKEFLDEWKIRSIVKKYSDYVQYPVVMDITRTEPVKDAEGKVIEGGGTIEKTTEETLNSMKAIWTRSKSEITEEEYDEFYKHISHDYDKPLSTIHYSAEGVSEFKAIVYIPSHKPYDLFLRDHKKGVHLYVKRVYITDNCEALLPDYLRFIKGVVDSSDLPLNVSREILQEDVQIKRIQKSLVGKILSTLAEMKEKNFEEYLKFYAEFGPVLKEGIHFDHANKEKIQDLLLYESSKTEKGKYVSFKEYAERMPEGQKEIYFITGMSREAVENSPYMEALRKKDYEVLYMIDPVDEWVVQAITEYQEKHLKAIDRGDLEIDTEEEKKEKEAKKEEAKKEYGSLMEFIQETLKEKVKEVRLSSRLTDSACCLVADEMGLNANMEKILKAMNQEVPEAKRILELNPDHQILQVMTAMYEKDKADPKLKDYSELLFDQALLTEGSPIKDPLRFTKLVSELMVVGGK; encoded by the coding sequence ATGACCAAGACCGTCAAAAAGTTCGAGACCGAGGTTCAGCAACTCCTGGACCTGGTGATCCACTCCCTCTATTCCAACAAGGAAATCTTCCTCCGGGAGCTGATCTCTAACGCTTCTGACGCCATTGACAAGATAAAGTTCGAATCCCATTCCAACATGGAACTCCTGGAGGGGAACTCCGACTGGAAGATCAAGCTCCACGCGGACAAGGAAGCGGGAACCCTCACCGTCACCGACAACGGCATCGGCATGAGCATGGACGAGGTGGCTGAAAATATCGGCACCATCGCTAAATCCGGCACCAAGAGCTTCGTGGCGGCACTGAAGGAGCAGAACCTCGCCGACAACCCGGAGCTGATCGGGCAGTTTGGCGTCGGCTTCTACGCCTCTTTCATGGTGGCCGACAAGGTCGTCCTTACCACCAGGAAAGCGGGCGGCAAGGAGTTCGGCTGCCGCTGGGAGTCGACCGGCGACGGCAGCTACACCATCGAGGAGTGCGAAAAGGAGACCCGCGGCACCGAGATCGTCCTGCACCTCAAAGACGAAATGAAGGAGTTCCTCGACGAGTGGAAGATCCGCTCCATCGTGAAGAAGTACTCCGACTACGTGCAGTACCCGGTAGTCATGGACATCACCCGCACCGAGCCGGTGAAGGACGCCGAAGGTAAGGTGATCGAGGGTGGCGGGACCATCGAGAAGACCACGGAGGAGACCCTCAACTCCATGAAGGCGATCTGGACCAGGTCCAAGAGCGAGATCACCGAGGAGGAGTACGACGAGTTCTACAAGCACATCTCCCACGACTACGACAAGCCGCTTTCCACCATCCATTACTCCGCCGAAGGGGTGAGCGAGTTCAAGGCAATCGTCTACATCCCTTCGCACAAACCCTACGACCTCTTCCTGCGGGACCACAAGAAAGGGGTGCACCTCTACGTGAAGCGGGTCTATATCACCGACAACTGCGAGGCGCTGCTCCCCGACTACCTGCGCTTCATCAAGGGTGTGGTCGATTCCTCGGACCTGCCGCTCAACGTCTCCCGCGAGATCCTGCAGGAGGACGTGCAGATCAAGCGGATCCAGAAGTCCCTGGTCGGCAAGATCCTCTCCACCCTGGCCGAAATGAAGGAGAAGAACTTCGAGGAGTACCTGAAGTTCTATGCGGAATTCGGCCCGGTGCTCAAGGAAGGGATCCACTTCGACCACGCCAACAAGGAGAAGATCCAGGACCTCCTCCTCTACGAGAGCTCCAAGACCGAGAAAGGGAAGTACGTCTCCTTCAAGGAGTACGCGGAGCGCATGCCCGAGGGGCAGAAGGAGATCTACTTCATCACCGGCATGTCCCGCGAGGCGGTGGAGAATTCACCCTATATGGAGGCGCTGCGTAAGAAGGATTACGAAGTCCTCTACATGATCGACCCGGTCGACGAGTGGGTGGTGCAGGCAATCACCGAGTACCAGGAGAAGCACCTGAAAGCGATCGACCGCGGCGACCTGGAGATAGACACCGAGGAGGAGAAGAAGGAGAAGGAAGCGAAGAAGGAGGAGGCGAAGAAGGAATACGGGAGCCTCATGGAGTTTATCCAGGAGACCCTCAAGGAGAAGGTGAAGGAAGTCCGCCTCTCCTCCCGCTTGACCGACAGCGCCTGCTGCCTGGTGGCCGACGAGATGGGGCTGAACGCCAACATGGAGAAGATCCTCAAGGCGATGAACCAGGAGGTCCCGGAAGCGAAGAGGATCCTGGAACTAAACCCGGACCACCAGATCCTGCAGGTCATGACGGCGATGTACGAAAAGGACAAGGCCGACCCGAAGCTCAAGGACTACAGCGAGCTCCTTTTCGATCAGGCCCTCCTCACCGAGGGGTCCCCGATCAAGGACCCGCTCCGCTTCACCAAGCTGGTGAGCGAGTTGATGGTCGTCGGCGGGAAATAA
- a CDS encoding hybrid sensor histidine kinase/response regulator, whose translation MSDIEKGFKTLFQNMELGAYLQSADGSMVDVNPAALSMLGLTREEFLAGCGPSPCWHLAGESGEELLPDQHPAALALESAQEVRDFVASVHQEGEPFPLWINLNAIPLRDEEGGAPLAVLVTLRDISKLRRLEQAVAATAAEREQEQKQLQVHHAKKLESLGVLAGGIAHDFNNILTSIMGNTELALMQLTPGAPACENLRRVERASHRAAALLKQMLFYLGRGTFSSEPIDLNRLVEEMADMLQAAISKKATLRLELSRPLGLFSADPVQVRQVVMNLVLNASEALGNEVGKIKVSTSQRHYREEELAEFRCSEELAPGSYLSLSVSDTGYGMDKETRARFFDRLFPATGRGLGMAAILGVVRGLRGGMRLQSDVGKGSAFTLLIPVDADVLTAAKPAERASEPMGMGPVLLVDDEEEVCLLVGAMLERLGYEVIPASDGHQALGLYLQRDDWAFVMLDLTMPVMDGEETYEQLRGIDPSVRVVITSGYSENEVARRFEGKGVKGVLQKPFDMDALRRVIR comes from the coding sequence ATGAGCGATATCGAGAAGGGGTTTAAGACGCTGTTCCAGAACATGGAATTGGGTGCCTATCTGCAAAGCGCGGATGGCTCCATGGTCGACGTCAATCCTGCAGCCTTATCCATGCTCGGATTGACCCGTGAGGAGTTCCTTGCCGGCTGCGGTCCCTCGCCTTGCTGGCACCTGGCCGGTGAGAGCGGCGAGGAGCTTTTGCCCGACCAGCACCCCGCTGCGCTCGCCCTCGAGAGCGCACAGGAGGTCCGGGATTTCGTCGCCTCGGTGCATCAGGAGGGAGAACCTTTTCCGCTCTGGATCAACCTGAACGCGATACCGCTGCGGGATGAAGAAGGGGGCGCCCCCCTCGCCGTCCTGGTCACGCTGAGGGACATCTCGAAGCTCAGGCGCCTGGAGCAGGCTGTCGCCGCGACGGCCGCCGAGCGGGAACAGGAACAAAAGCAGTTGCAGGTGCACCACGCCAAGAAGCTGGAAAGCCTCGGAGTCCTCGCCGGCGGCATCGCACACGATTTCAACAACATACTCACCTCCATCATGGGAAACACCGAGCTTGCGCTGATGCAGCTCACCCCCGGGGCCCCTGCCTGCGAAAACTTGCGCCGGGTGGAACGGGCCTCCCACCGCGCTGCGGCCCTCCTGAAGCAGATGCTTTTCTACCTGGGTAGAGGCACCTTTTCCTCCGAACCGATAGATCTGAACCGGTTGGTGGAGGAGATGGCGGATATGCTGCAGGCTGCGATCTCCAAGAAGGCAACGCTGCGCCTGGAGCTCTCCCGGCCGCTGGGCCTTTTCAGCGCCGACCCGGTCCAGGTGCGCCAAGTGGTGATGAACCTGGTCCTGAACGCTTCGGAAGCGCTCGGAAACGAGGTAGGCAAGATCAAAGTCTCCACCTCGCAAAGGCACTACCGTGAGGAAGAGCTTGCCGAGTTCCGCTGCAGCGAGGAACTCGCCCCAGGCAGCTACCTGAGCCTGTCGGTGAGTGACACGGGTTACGGCATGGACAAGGAAACGAGGGCGCGGTTCTTCGACCGCCTGTTCCCCGCTACCGGACGAGGGCTGGGTATGGCGGCCATCCTCGGCGTGGTCAGGGGGCTCAGAGGAGGGATGCGGCTGCAAAGCGACGTGGGGAAAGGCTCCGCCTTCACGCTGCTGATCCCTGTGGACGCGGATGTGCTGACGGCCGCCAAGCCCGCCGAGCGTGCCTCCGAACCGATGGGGATGGGCCCCGTGCTTTTGGTCGACGACGAAGAGGAGGTGTGCCTGTTGGTGGGCGCCATGCTGGAGCGGCTCGGGTACGAGGTGATCCCTGCAAGCGACGGCCATCAGGCTCTCGGGCTTTACCTGCAGCGCGACGACTGGGCCTTCGTCATGCTGGACCTCACCATGCCGGTCATGGACGGCGAGGAGACCTACGAGCAGCTGCGCGGAATCGACCCGTCGGTGAGGGTAGTCATCACCAGCGGCTACAGCGAAAACGAGGTGGCGCGCCGCTTCGAAGGAAAAGGGGTGAAGGGAGTGCTGCAAAAACCTTTCGACATGGACGCGCTGCGCAGGGTTATCAGGTAG
- a CDS encoding ATP-binding protein, with amino-acid sequence MNAAPSQRNNRQSGRNLVVWTASVVLLINLFLALTGFFSLWQSRETYLGNAQVQSDNLLQALSYSIAGVLESADIALLSMVDEVQQELQQGRVEEGELNSLLAGQRSRLPMLDSMRIADAQGNIRYGTGVQAGTLKNVSQRSYFKKLATDPRAGLVISEPILGLISGKRVLILARRVERSGGAFAGVVYCAIDLERIRGMLLPMKVGSHGTITLTDASLSAIVRHPQGTDAGAVTGRKGVPGEIWDQIARGRESGSYFGESDAWGSPRLASFRKVGRFPLYLSLELAPEDFLARWRGELLQISTMVCVFLLVTLILSRIIYLRCLRQAAAEDELTQAKEELELRVAERTAELHLANLKLTTELAERERAEKREREGRNMLAQIIDTIPQSVFWKDRESIYQGCNAVFAKGAGVAHTDEIRGKSDFDLPWLREESEAYRSDDRAVMGQNRAKFHIIEQQLQAGGRRIWVDTTKVPLLNEQGEVAGILGVYEDISERKAVEESRDKALALVESLLAASPTGILVYEGASGCCVMANQAMAAMVGGTRQQILTLNFREIELWREAGILQLAEQVLSDGRTRSIEVCAQTSFEKSIQAEFLLSRFEVEGRSHLMFIAVDIAARKGLEEEKRQIQAQMLHVQKLESLGVLAGGIAHDFNNILMVVLGNADLALMRLPEGTPVRENLQQIEQAASRAADLAQQMLAYSGRGNFVIQKLDLAQTVKEMAQMLEISISKKTQLHYDFAPDLPAISGDATQLRQVILNLVLNASEAIGDNIGVIAIRTGYLECDRAYLSETWIDDRLPEGPYLMLEISDNGCGIKKEIIPKIFDPFFTTKFTGRGLGMAAVLGIVRSHNGAIKIYSEEGKGSTFRLLLPCMSAQGEALQPAAEEGLWRGSGTVLLADDEESIRALGQEMLETLGFRVLTACDGRAAVELFKEKREEIVCVVLDLTMPELDGEQAFTVLREMEPGVRVILSSGYNELEVSRKFEGCGVSGVMQKPYKLAEMSRKLRQILEPEEGSQEAAELGG; translated from the coding sequence ATGAACGCTGCACCATCGCAGAGAAACAACAGGCAATCCGGCAGGAACCTGGTGGTCTGGACCGCCTCGGTGGTCCTGCTGATAAACCTGTTCCTGGCGCTAACGGGTTTCTTCTCCCTCTGGCAGAGTAGGGAAACTTACCTCGGCAACGCACAGGTACAAAGCGACAACCTCTTGCAGGCGCTTTCCTACAGCATCGCAGGGGTACTGGAGTCTGCTGATATCGCGCTTTTGTCCATGGTGGATGAAGTGCAGCAGGAGCTGCAGCAGGGACGAGTCGAGGAAGGGGAGCTGAACAGTTTGCTGGCGGGGCAGCGTTCCCGGCTGCCGATGCTGGACAGCATGCGGATCGCCGATGCCCAGGGAAATATCCGCTACGGCACCGGGGTGCAGGCGGGCACCTTGAAAAACGTCTCGCAGAGAAGCTACTTCAAGAAACTGGCCACCGATCCGAGGGCGGGGCTGGTGATTTCGGAACCGATCCTAGGGCTAATCAGCGGCAAAAGGGTCCTTATCCTCGCCCGAAGGGTGGAGCGATCTGGCGGCGCTTTTGCCGGCGTGGTGTACTGTGCCATCGATTTGGAGCGTATCCGCGGCATGCTCCTGCCGATGAAGGTGGGCTCCCACGGCACAATTACTCTCACCGACGCGTCGCTGTCCGCCATCGTGCGGCATCCGCAGGGTACGGATGCCGGCGCCGTAACGGGGCGAAAGGGGGTGCCGGGCGAGATCTGGGACCAAATCGCCCGGGGGCGCGAGAGCGGGAGCTACTTTGGCGAAAGCGATGCTTGGGGCTCCCCCAGGCTCGCATCCTTCCGCAAGGTCGGCCGGTTTCCCCTGTACCTCTCCCTGGAGCTGGCGCCTGAAGACTTCCTGGCCCGCTGGCGCGGCGAGCTGCTCCAGATCAGCACCATGGTCTGCGTATTCCTCCTGGTCACCCTGATCCTTTCCAGGATCATCTACTTGAGGTGCCTTCGGCAGGCAGCGGCGGAAGACGAGCTGACTCAGGCCAAGGAGGAACTGGAGCTGCGGGTGGCTGAGCGGACGGCCGAGCTGCATCTTGCCAACCTGAAGCTTACGACCGAGCTAGCCGAGCGAGAGCGGGCTGAGAAGAGGGAGCGCGAAGGGCGCAACATGCTGGCACAGATCATCGACACCATCCCGCAGTCCGTGTTCTGGAAGGACCGGGAGAGCATCTACCAGGGATGCAACGCCGTCTTTGCCAAGGGGGCCGGGGTGGCACACACCGACGAGATCAGGGGCAAGAGCGACTTCGACCTTCCCTGGCTGCGCGAGGAGAGCGAGGCGTACCGCAGCGACGACCGCGCGGTCATGGGGCAAAACCGCGCCAAGTTCCACATCATCGAGCAGCAGCTGCAGGCGGGTGGGAGGCGTATATGGGTGGATACCACCAAGGTGCCGCTTCTGAACGAGCAGGGAGAGGTGGCCGGGATACTGGGAGTGTACGAGGACATTTCCGAGCGAAAGGCGGTCGAGGAGTCGCGCGACAAAGCGCTGGCACTGGTGGAGTCCCTCTTAGCCGCATCGCCCACCGGCATCCTGGTCTACGAGGGGGCAAGCGGCTGCTGCGTCATGGCGAACCAGGCGATGGCCGCGATGGTGGGGGGGACCCGGCAGCAGATACTGACCTTGAACTTCAGGGAGATTGAGCTCTGGCGGGAGGCGGGGATTCTCCAGCTTGCCGAGCAGGTCCTCTCCGACGGGCGGACACGGAGCATCGAAGTCTGCGCGCAAACGAGCTTCGAAAAGAGCATCCAGGCCGAGTTCCTCCTCTCGCGCTTCGAGGTGGAGGGGCGTTCGCACCTCATGTTCATCGCGGTCGACATAGCGGCGCGAAAGGGGCTGGAGGAGGAGAAGCGGCAGATCCAGGCCCAGATGCTACACGTGCAGAAGCTGGAGAGCCTGGGGGTTTTGGCCGGCGGCATAGCCCATGACTTCAACAACATCCTGATGGTGGTGTTGGGCAACGCCGACCTTGCCTTGATGCGACTTCCCGAAGGGACCCCGGTGCGGGAAAACCTGCAGCAGATCGAACAGGCCGCGAGCAGGGCCGCGGACTTGGCTCAGCAGATGCTGGCCTACTCCGGGAGAGGGAATTTCGTGATCCAGAAGCTGGATCTGGCCCAGACGGTCAAGGAGATGGCTCAGATGCTCGAGATCTCCATCTCCAAGAAGACGCAGTTGCATTACGATTTCGCCCCCGACCTCCCGGCCATCAGCGGCGACGCCACGCAACTGCGCCAGGTGATCCTGAACCTGGTGTTGAATGCCTCCGAGGCGATAGGCGACAACATCGGCGTGATAGCGATCAGGACCGGCTACCTGGAGTGCGACCGCGCCTACCTCTCCGAAACGTGGATCGATGACCGCCTCCCCGAGGGCCCCTACCTGATGCTGGAGATCTCCGACAACGGCTGCGGCATCAAGAAAGAGATCATCCCCAAGATCTTCGATCCGTTCTTCACCACCAAGTTCACCGGCCGCGGGCTCGGCATGGCCGCGGTGCTAGGCATCGTGCGCTCGCACAACGGCGCCATCAAGATCTACAGCGAGGAAGGGAAGGGGAGCACCTTCAGGCTGCTGCTCCCGTGCATGTCTGCGCAGGGAGAGGCCCTGCAACCGGCGGCGGAGGAGGGTCTTTGGCGCGGCAGCGGCACGGTGCTTTTGGCCGACGACGAGGAATCGATCAGGGCCCTGGGGCAGGAGATGCTGGAGACGCTAGGATTCCGGGTGCTGACGGCCTGCGACGGGCGCGCGGCGGTCGAACTCTTCAAGGAAAAACGGGAGGAGATCGTCTGCGTGGTCCTGGACCTTACCATGCCGGAGTTGGACGGCGAGCAGGCCTTTACCGTACTGCGCGAAATGGAGCCGGGGGTGAGGGTGATCCTTTCCAGCGGTTACAATGAGCTGGAGGTGAGTCGGAAGTTCGAAGGCTGCGGGGTTTCCGGGGTAATGCAGAAGCCGTACAAACTGGCGGAGATGAGCAGGAAGCTGCGACAGATACTGGAGCCGGAGGAGGGCTCACAGGAGGCGGCAGAGCTGGGCGGCTAG
- a CDS encoding DUF819 family protein produces MISNPVLIVAVLISIEALVLWLSRHERTRRYFDLLPSVFWIYFLPMLAATFGLIATKSPVYGFITSWLLPASLVLLLLPVDIKAILRLGPTAIAMFFIGAAGIIAGAALSFSLFEPVIGARFWSGFGAISASWTGGSANMIAVKEALSVPDEVFAPMVIVDTVVPYLWMGFMIAIVGLQPAFDRWNRSNRATLDHLGEEAVQYLATAGGRTWSGIAISLAVALAGGVGAHLIGEQMPRVKDILTGYTWTIMIVTLLGILLSFSPLRRLERSGASRTGYDLLYFVLTAIGAKASVADIGSALVLIGAGLVIVAVHAVFLLVGARLLKAPMFLVAAASQANVGGVASAPVVAEVYHPGLASVGLLLAILGNIVGTWLGILAAQLCRLL; encoded by the coding sequence ATGATCAGCAACCCGGTTCTCATCGTAGCCGTCTTGATCTCCATCGAGGCCCTGGTCCTGTGGCTGTCGCGTCACGAGCGGACCAGGCGCTATTTCGACCTGCTCCCCTCGGTCTTCTGGATCTATTTTCTCCCCATGCTGGCGGCGACCTTCGGGCTCATCGCAACCAAGAGCCCGGTCTACGGCTTCATCACCAGCTGGCTCCTCCCCGCAAGTCTCGTGCTGCTCCTTTTGCCGGTGGACATCAAGGCGATCCTGAGGCTTGGCCCCACGGCCATCGCCATGTTCTTCATCGGCGCGGCCGGGATCATCGCCGGCGCGGCCCTCTCCTTCTCCCTCTTCGAGCCGGTGATCGGAGCCCGGTTCTGGTCCGGCTTCGGGGCGATATCCGCCTCCTGGACCGGCGGCAGCGCCAACATGATCGCGGTGAAGGAGGCGCTTTCGGTCCCCGACGAGGTCTTCGCGCCCATGGTGATAGTGGACACGGTGGTCCCCTACCTCTGGATGGGGTTCATGATCGCCATCGTCGGCCTGCAGCCTGCCTTCGACCGCTGGAACCGCTCGAACCGAGCCACGCTGGATCACCTGGGGGAAGAGGCGGTGCAGTACCTCGCCACCGCCGGCGGCCGCACCTGGAGCGGGATAGCGATATCCCTCGCCGTAGCCCTGGCAGGCGGGGTGGGCGCGCACCTTATCGGCGAACAGATGCCCCGGGTAAAGGACATCTTGACCGGCTACACCTGGACCATCATGATCGTGACCCTCTTGGGGATACTCCTCTCCTTCTCCCCTTTGCGCCGCCTGGAGCGCTCCGGCGCTTCGCGGACCGGCTACGATCTCCTCTACTTCGTCCTCACCGCCATCGGGGCCAAGGCGTCGGTCGCGGACATCGGCTCGGCGCTGGTGCTTATCGGCGCGGGCCTCGTCATCGTCGCGGTCCACGCCGTCTTTCTGCTGGTCGGGGCGCGCCTTTTGAAGGCGCCTATGTTCCTGGTAGCCGCAGCAAGCCAGGCCAACGTCGGCGGCGTCGCCTCCGCGCCGGTGGTGGCCGAGGTGTACCATCCCGGCCTCGCCTCGGTGGGGCTGCTTCTGGCCATCCTGGGTAACATCGTCGGCACCTGGCTCGGCATCCTAGCCGCCCAGCTCTGCCGCCTCCTGTGA